In a genomic window of Desulfovibrio porci:
- a CDS encoding DMT family transporter has product MLYILLMLVAGCMIAMQSPINAALSRTVGVLESSLISFTVGACFLALAVFFFGRGQLSRVAETPPWQWIGGILGAVMVLNTVIAVPRIGALTTVLAMIFGNLVMAAVIDNFGWFGLPVTPFGWRRLAGFALVLAGLLLIFRR; this is encoded by the coding sequence ATGTTGTATATTCTGCTGATGCTGGTGGCCGGTTGCATGATCGCCATGCAGTCGCCGATCAACGCGGCCTTGAGCCGCACTGTGGGCGTGCTGGAAAGCAGCCTGATTTCGTTTACGGTCGGCGCGTGCTTTCTGGCCCTGGCCGTATTCTTTTTCGGACGGGGCCAGTTGTCGCGCGTGGCGGAAACGCCGCCCTGGCAGTGGATCGGCGGCATTCTGGGCGCGGTCATGGTGCTGAACACCGTTATTGCCGTGCCGCGCATCGGCGCGCTGACCACCGTGCTGGCCATGATTTTCGGCAACCTGGTCATGGCGGCTGTTATCGACAATTTCGGCTGGTTCGGCCTGCCGGTGACGCCTTTCGGCTGGCGGCGACTGGCGGGTTTTGCCCTGGTGCTGGCCGGCTTGCTGCTGATATTCCGCCGCTGA
- a CDS encoding hybrid sensor histidine kinase/response regulator, with amino-acid sequence MKIRVAFPDSAATESRAKNDTAVFGGKYAAVSPRNLRMLGLCVITLCYVAFVVFAMYRMGESTTRLYEHPYLVSREAREMKARIYEMRNTLPALLSTPGLSPAKFEEILSRQEKAQDDAIARIKPIYLGEKEDLDALERVLHEFRQVRRRAVREIAGVATFDQANAYYRRELLPYLETLDGVLDRFGKSADRRSAAILADMDRTRVFSILVTLLMGGLLIWLIVFTNRLERKKNREIAYREKLFNLLAENIDEVFLIARSKEKFEYISSNSGRILGLDADELYRDNNALYSLLPCEVTDWLRTVFNDGSLRGPVERDVAFAVNGRQFKIRVYPVYQNGALERHITVLADQTDAIAYQRTLSDALESARKANAAKSDFLSHMSHEIRTPMNAIIGMTTIAMSRLDDPARVEDCLGKIAQSSRHLLGLINDVLDMSKIEGGKLSIAHEPFNFRMAIQAVVNLIQPQAQEREQNFEISLSEVDEEELCGDVLRLNQILLNILSNAVKFTPAGGAVRLEIHQLHKKNNTIRFRFIIRDTGIGMSRAFLSRLYRPFEQATASTSTTFGGTGLGMAITKNLVSLMGGGITVKSREGEGTEFTVELPFGLSGRRTPQDFAGLDPLKVLVADDDRGTCEHASLLLEKMGLRTRWVLSGGEAVECILRAHEHGDDYDVCFIDWKMPDMDGVETARRIRREVGPDTLIIIISAYDWAPIERQAREAGVDAFIPKPFFASTLYDTLLSVTRRISPKAGSGVSGEQYDFSGKCVLLVEDNAFNREVAQEFLEMTGAAVECAENGQEALEKFTSSEPGRYALILMDVQMPVMDGYEATRAIRASAHASAKNVPILAMTANAFNEDIAAATEAGMNGHLAKPIDVPALYRLIASHLASDLT; translated from the coding sequence ATGAAAATTCGCGTCGCATTCCCGGACAGCGCGGCGACAGAGTCGCGCGCAAAGAACGATACAGCCGTTTTCGGCGGAAAATACGCCGCCGTGTCTCCAAGAAACCTGCGGATGCTGGGTCTTTGCGTCATCACGCTCTGCTATGTCGCCTTTGTGGTTTTCGCCATGTACCGGATGGGCGAGTCAACAACGAGACTTTATGAGCACCCATATCTGGTTTCGCGCGAAGCCCGGGAGATGAAAGCCCGCATCTACGAGATGCGGAACACCTTGCCCGCCCTGCTCTCCACGCCTGGCCTGAGTCCCGCGAAGTTCGAAGAAATACTGAGCCGTCAGGAGAAGGCGCAGGATGATGCCATCGCGAGGATCAAGCCTATCTATCTGGGTGAAAAGGAGGATCTGGACGCTCTGGAAAGGGTGCTGCATGAGTTCCGGCAGGTCCGGAGACGGGCGGTCCGGGAAATCGCCGGAGTCGCAACATTTGATCAGGCCAATGCATACTACAGGCGTGAGCTGCTTCCGTATCTGGAAACGCTGGACGGCGTGCTGGACCGTTTCGGCAAGTCCGCCGATCGCAGAAGCGCGGCGATTCTGGCCGATATGGACAGGACAAGAGTCTTCTCCATTCTGGTTACCCTGCTGATGGGTGGGCTGCTCATCTGGCTGATTGTTTTCACGAACAGGCTTGAGCGCAAGAAAAACAGGGAAATCGCCTATCGGGAAAAGCTGTTCAACCTGCTGGCCGAAAACATAGACGAAGTTTTTTTGATTGCCCGCAGCAAAGAAAAGTTTGAATACATCAGCTCCAACAGTGGACGCATCCTCGGCCTGGATGCTGATGAGCTGTACCGGGACAACAATGCCTTGTATTCCCTGCTGCCGTGCGAGGTAACTGACTGGTTGCGGACCGTTTTCAACGACGGAAGCCTGCGCGGCCCGGTTGAACGGGACGTCGCCTTTGCCGTGAACGGACGGCAATTCAAAATCCGGGTTTATCCCGTTTACCAGAACGGTGCTTTGGAACGCCATATTACGGTATTGGCCGACCAGACCGACGCCATCGCCTACCAGCGGACACTGAGCGACGCCCTGGAAAGCGCGCGCAAGGCCAATGCCGCGAAGAGCGATTTTCTCTCTCATATGTCGCACGAAATCCGCACGCCCATGAACGCCATTATCGGCATGACCACCATTGCCATGAGCAGGCTGGACGATCCGGCCAGAGTGGAGGACTGTCTGGGCAAAATAGCCCAGTCTTCGCGCCATCTGCTCGGCCTCATCAACGACGTGCTCGACATGTCCAAGATTGAGGGCGGCAAATTGTCCATCGCGCACGAGCCTTTCAATTTCCGGATGGCCATTCAGGCCGTGGTCAATCTTATCCAGCCGCAGGCGCAGGAGCGGGAGCAGAATTTTGAAATATCCCTGTCCGAAGTCGATGAGGAGGAATTGTGCGGGGATGTCTTGCGTCTCAATCAGATTCTGCTCAACATTCTCTCCAACGCAGTCAAGTTCACTCCGGCCGGCGGGGCTGTCCGGCTGGAAATTCATCAACTCCACAAAAAGAACAATACCATCCGCTTCCGCTTCATTATCCGCGATACGGGCATCGGCATGAGCCGGGCTTTCCTCAGCCGTCTGTACCGTCCCTTTGAACAGGCCACGGCCTCCACCTCCACAACCTTCGGGGGCACGGGACTCGGTATGGCCATTACCAAAAACCTTGTTTCTCTGATGGGTGGCGGCATCACGGTAAAAAGCCGGGAGGGCGAGGGGACGGAATTCACTGTGGAACTGCCCTTCGGCCTGAGCGGACGCCGGACACCGCAGGATTTCGCCGGGCTGGACCCGCTCAAGGTGCTGGTGGCGGACGATGACCGCGGCACCTGCGAGCATGCTTCGCTCCTGCTGGAAAAAATGGGCCTGCGCACGCGCTGGGTGCTCAGCGGCGGGGAGGCTGTGGAATGTATCTTGCGGGCGCACGAGCACGGCGATGACTACGACGTCTGCTTCATTGACTGGAAGATGCCCGACATGGACGGCGTGGAAACCGCGCGGCGCATCCGCCGGGAGGTCGGGCCGGACACGCTTATCATTATTATCAGCGCCTACGACTGGGCGCCTATTGAGCGGCAGGCGCGCGAGGCCGGGGTTGACGCTTTTATCCCCAAACCGTTTTTCGCCTCCACGCTGTATGACACCCTGCTTTCAGTCACCCGGCGCATTTCGCCCAAGGCCGGGTCCGGGGTCTCCGGCGAGCAGTATGATTTCTCCGGGAAATGCGTTTTGTTGGTTGAAGATAACGCGTTCAACCGGGAGGTGGCCCAGGAATTTCTTGAAATGACGGGCGCGGCCGTCGAGTGCGCCGAAAACGGCCAGGAAGCCCTGGAAAAATTCACGAGTTCGGAGCCGGGGCGCTATGCGCTGATCCTCATGGACGTGCAGATGCCGGTCATGGACGGCTACGAGGCGACCAGGGCAATCCGCGCTTCGGCGCATGCAAGCGCGAAAAACGTCCCCATTCTTGCCATGACGGCCAACGCCTTCAATGAAGACATCGCGGCCGCCACAGAGGCGGGCATGAACGGTCATCTGGCCAAACCCATTGACGTGCCCGCGCTGTACCGGCTCATTGCCTCGCATCTCGCCTCAGACCTCACGTAG
- a CDS encoding YbaK/EbsC family protein, which produces MRVDAVREFLERHGLGAAYRQFEVSSATVDLAARAVGCEPGRIAKTLSLLGKDGPLVLVVMGTARLDNRKFKDVFHEKAHFIKAEDVESLVGHPMGGVCPFALPDGVPVYLDASLKRFDPVYPAAGAPNNAVEISLADLERVTRGVWVDVCKAE; this is translated from the coding sequence ATGCGGGTGGATGCGGTACGGGAATTTCTGGAGCGGCACGGCCTGGGCGCGGCCTACCGCCAGTTCGAGGTCTCCAGCGCCACGGTGGATCTGGCGGCGCGTGCTGTCGGCTGCGAGCCGGGGCGCATCGCCAAGACCCTTTCCCTGCTGGGCAAGGACGGGCCGCTGGTGCTGGTGGTCATGGGCACGGCCCGGCTGGACAACCGCAAGTTCAAGGACGTTTTTCACGAGAAAGCCCATTTCATCAAGGCCGAGGACGTGGAAAGTCTGGTGGGCCACCCCATGGGCGGCGTCTGCCCTTTTGCCCTGCCGGACGGCGTGCCCGTCTATCTGGACGCGAGCCTGAAGCGTTTCGACCCGGTCTATCCGGCCGCGGGCGCGCCCAACAACGCCGTGGAAATTTCCCTGGCGGACCTGGAGCGGGTGACGCGCGGCGTCTGGGTGGACGTCTGCAAGGCGGAATAA
- the recA gene encoding recombinase RecA produces the protein MAKKPALSPENARLEALNTALGTIERKYGKGAVMKLSDEAHVNIPVIPTGSIGLDLALGVGGIPRGRITEIFGPESSGKTTLTLHIIAECQKQGGTCAFVDAEHALDVAYAKRLGVNTDDLLISQPDYGEQALDIADMLVRSGAVDLVVIDSVAALIPQAELEGDMGETQVGGHARLMSHAMRRLTGTIHKSRTSVIFINQIRMKIGVQGYGSPETTTGGNALKFYSSVRMDIRRIQTLKDKEESFGSRTKVKVVKNKVAPPFRSAIFDILYGQGISRSGELLDLGIEAKIVEQSGSWFAFGSEKLGQGREKVRALLDENLDLRNQIEAKVIDFLGMHPKEFTPGPEDLDAGASPLDAEIPAAPEYE, from the coding sequence ATGGCCAAAAAACCGGCCCTGAGCCCTGAAAATGCCCGTCTCGAAGCCCTGAACACCGCGCTGGGCACCATTGAGCGCAAATACGGCAAGGGCGCGGTGATGAAATTGTCCGACGAGGCCCATGTCAATATCCCCGTGATCCCCACCGGGTCCATCGGCCTGGATCTGGCCTTGGGCGTGGGCGGCATCCCGCGCGGTCGGATTACCGAAATTTTCGGCCCCGAATCCTCGGGCAAGACCACGCTTACCCTGCACATCATCGCCGAGTGCCAGAAGCAGGGCGGCACCTGCGCCTTTGTGGACGCCGAGCACGCTCTGGACGTGGCCTATGCCAAGCGCCTGGGCGTGAATACCGACGACCTGCTTATCTCCCAGCCGGACTATGGCGAGCAGGCTCTGGACATCGCGGACATGCTGGTGCGTTCCGGCGCGGTGGATCTGGTGGTCATCGACTCGGTGGCGGCCCTGATTCCCCAGGCCGAACTGGAGGGCGACATGGGCGAAACCCAGGTGGGCGGCCACGCCCGCCTCATGTCCCACGCCATGCGCCGCCTCACCGGCACCATCCACAAGTCGCGCACCTCGGTGATCTTCATCAACCAGATCCGCATGAAGATCGGCGTACAGGGCTACGGCAGCCCGGAGACCACCACCGGCGGCAACGCGCTCAAGTTCTATTCCTCGGTGCGCATGGACATCCGCCGCATCCAGACCCTCAAGGACAAGGAAGAGTCTTTCGGCTCGCGCACCAAGGTCAAGGTGGTCAAAAACAAGGTGGCTCCGCCGTTCCGCAGCGCCATTTTCGACATCCTCTACGGTCAGGGCATTTCCCGTTCCGGCGAATTGCTGGATCTGGGCATTGAGGCCAAGATCGTCGAGCAGAGCGGCTCCTGGTTCGCCTTCGGCTCCGAAAAGCTGGGCCAGGGCCGGGAAAAGGTGCGCGCCCTTCTGGATGAAAACCTGGACCTGCGCAATCAGATCGAGGCCAAGGTCATTGATTTTCTGGGCATGCATCCCAAGGAATTCACGCCCGGCCCCGAAGATCTGGACGCGGGCGCTTCCCCGCTGGACGCCGAAATCCCGGCCGCGCCGGAATACGAGTAG
- the cutA gene encoding divalent-cation tolerance protein CutA has protein sequence MSFLVYVTVPDEPEALALARMLVETRLAAGVNVLPGACSVYRWQGEVREAGECLLLAQVSRAAFEDFCAAVRDAHSYEVPCIVALPLEAGHQPFLRWIEENSLPSAP, from the coding sequence ATGTCGTTTCTGGTGTATGTCACCGTGCCTGATGAGCCCGAGGCTCTGGCGCTGGCCCGGATGCTGGTGGAAACCCGCCTGGCCGCGGGCGTCAATGTGCTGCCCGGCGCGTGCTCGGTCTACCGCTGGCAAGGCGAGGTGCGCGAGGCCGGGGAATGCCTGCTGCTGGCCCAGGTCAGCCGGGCGGCTTTCGAGGATTTTTGCGCGGCCGTGCGTGACGCGCACAGCTATGAAGTGCCCTGTATCGTGGCCCTGCCCCTGGAGGCCGGGCACCAGCCTTTTTTGCGCTGGATTGAGGAAAACAGCCTGCCGTCCGCGCCGTAG
- a CDS encoding adenine nucleotide alpha hydrolase family protein, with product MTASPDIIVLFSGGLDSILAAKVLEDQGLQVRCLHCVSPFFGDAEALPRWRRLHGLDIVSLDVSTDFAALLRRRPAHGFGKVMNPCVDCKILLLRHARLYMETVGARLLATGEVLGQRPMSQRRDTLHLIPRDADVTGLLLRPLCARLLPPVPAEENGLVDRSRLLAISGRGRGEQLALAAHFGLKEIPTPGGGCRLTERENARRYWPVLTRRAGDGDALARDFALANLGRQFWRRLDGRDYWLGVGRNNADNKRLAAAAGPEDALLSLTGLPGPLGLAREGAAWPRPLLEEAAALTASYAPKAVAAQGLTALRADWRDGGQDLAVPPQRAGTLWSEPSWEEVRAEIREEARLRREAQSRSDA from the coding sequence ATGACTGCTTCTCCCGACATAATTGTCCTTTTTTCCGGCGGCCTGGACAGCATTCTGGCCGCCAAGGTGCTGGAAGATCAAGGCCTGCAGGTGCGTTGCCTGCACTGCGTCTCGCCCTTTTTCGGCGATGCGGAGGCCCTGCCGCGCTGGCGGCGGCTGCACGGCCTGGACATCGTCAGCCTGGACGTCAGCACGGATTTCGCGGCCCTGCTGCGCCGTCGGCCCGCGCACGGCTTCGGCAAGGTCATGAATCCCTGCGTGGACTGCAAGATACTGCTGCTGCGGCACGCCCGCCTGTACATGGAAACCGTGGGCGCGCGCCTGCTGGCCACGGGCGAGGTGCTGGGCCAGCGCCCCATGTCCCAGCGGCGCGACACCCTGCACCTGATCCCCCGCGACGCGGACGTGACCGGCCTGCTGTTGCGCCCGCTCTGCGCGCGCCTGCTCCCCCCCGTTCCGGCCGAGGAAAACGGCCTGGTGGACCGCTCGCGCCTGCTGGCCATTTCCGGGCGCGGGCGCGGCGAGCAACTGGCCCTGGCCGCGCATTTCGGCCTGAAGGAAATTCCCACACCCGGCGGCGGCTGCCGCCTGACCGAGCGGGAAAACGCCCGGCGCTACTGGCCCGTGCTGACCCGCCGCGCCGGGGACGGAGACGCGCTCGCGCGGGATTTCGCCCTGGCCAATCTGGGACGGCAGTTCTGGCGGCGTCTGGACGGACGCGATTACTGGCTCGGCGTGGGCCGCAACAATGCGGACAACAAACGGCTGGCCGCCGCAGCCGGACCGGAGGACGCCCTGCTCAGCCTGACCGGCCTGCCCGGCCCTCTGGGCCTGGCCCGCGAGGGCGCGGCCTGGCCGCGTCCCCTGCTGGAGGAAGCCGCCGCCCTGACCGCCTCCTACGCGCCCAAGGCCGTGGCCGCCCAAGGCCTTACCGCCCTGCGCGCGGACTGGCGGGACGGCGGCCAGGACCTGGCCGTGCCGCCGCAACGCGCGGGCACGCTCTGGTCTGAGCCTTCCTGGGAAGAGGTGCGGGCCGAAATCCGGGAAGAGGCCCGCCTCCGGCGGGAAGCGCAATCCCGGTCCGACGCCTGA
- the dksA gene encoding RNA polymerase-binding protein DksA, whose amino-acid sequence MDHKDLEFFRKLLSDMLEEAQQKGDSTIEELTDSNEVFADPADRATAESDRAFTLRIRDRERRLIRKIQAALQRIDDGTYGICEECGDEISIPRLKARPVTRLCINCKAKQEEDEHLRGD is encoded by the coding sequence ATGGACCACAAAGATCTTGAATTTTTTCGCAAGCTCCTGTCCGACATGCTGGAGGAAGCCCAGCAGAAGGGCGACAGCACCATCGAGGAGTTGACCGACAGCAATGAAGTCTTCGCCGACCCGGCCGACCGGGCCACGGCGGAATCCGACCGCGCCTTCACCCTGCGCATCCGCGACCGCGAACGCCGCCTGATCCGCAAAATCCAGGCCGCCCTGCAACGCATTGATGACGGCACCTACGGCATCTGCGAAGAATGCGGCGACGAGATCAGCATTCCCCGCCTCAAAGCCCGTCCGGTGACGCGCCTGTGCATCAACTGCAAGGCCAAGCAGGAAGAGGATGAACATTTGCGCGGCGACTAG
- a CDS encoding carbohydrate kinase family protein yields MSIYVSGSLAFDRIMTFPGNFQDHILMDKLHMINVSFMVDGMDERRGGCAGNIAYSLALLGEKPVIVAAAGRDFVPYAEALDKLGLPLDGIRRDADIFTALCYITTDMNSNQITGFYPGAMTLPADYAFPGLDPEHDMAIVSPGNVEDMRRLPSFYKEKGIPYIYDPGQQLPVLSGPDLLAAIEGSLACITNDYELNMICKATGKSEDELLGRTLWLVTTLGAEGALVRGADGTEVRIPPAPPANVTDPTGAGDAHRAGLLKGLTHGLPMPEAAKLGSVSASFALEKMGTQEHAYTPARFRERYEAVFGPLPEGLLP; encoded by the coding sequence ATGTCCATCTACGTTTCCGGTTCTCTGGCCTTTGACCGCATTATGACCTTTCCCGGCAATTTTCAGGATCATATCCTGATGGACAAGCTGCATATGATCAATGTCAGCTTCATGGTGGACGGCATGGACGAGCGGCGCGGCGGCTGCGCGGGCAATATCGCCTATTCCCTGGCGTTGCTCGGCGAAAAGCCGGTTATAGTGGCTGCCGCCGGGCGCGACTTCGTGCCCTATGCCGAAGCCCTGGACAAACTGGGCCTGCCGCTTGACGGCATCCGGCGCGACGCGGACATCTTCACCGCGCTCTGCTACATCACCACGGACATGAACAGCAACCAGATCACCGGCTTTTACCCCGGCGCCATGACCCTGCCCGCCGACTACGCGTTCCCCGGACTTGATCCGGAGCATGACATGGCCATCGTCTCGCCCGGCAATGTGGAGGACATGCGCCGTCTGCCCTCGTTCTACAAGGAGAAGGGCATACCCTACATCTATGATCCCGGCCAGCAGCTGCCCGTGCTTTCCGGTCCGGATCTGCTGGCGGCTATTGAGGGTTCGCTGGCCTGCATCACCAACGACTATGAACTGAACATGATCTGCAAGGCCACGGGCAAGAGCGAGGACGAGCTTCTGGGCCGCACGCTCTGGCTGGTGACCACTCTGGGCGCGGAAGGCGCGCTGGTGCGCGGGGCCGACGGCACGGAAGTGCGCATTCCGCCGGCGCCGCCTGCGAACGTGACGGACCCCACCGGCGCGGGCGACGCCCACCGCGCCGGTCTGCTCAAAGGCCTCACGCACGGCTTGCCCATGCCCGAGGCCGCCAAGCTGGGTTCGGTGAGCGCCAGCTTCGCCCTGGAAAAAATGGGTACGCAGGAACATGCCTATACCCCGGCCCGCTTCCGGGAACGCTATGAGGCCGTGTTCGGACCGCTGCCCGAGGGCCTGCTTCCGTAG
- a CDS encoding NFACT RNA binding domain-containing protein yields MARTGRPLLPPGLFPANLIHMDAHLFRRFCDTLLPLLTGARLEKLQEPAPGMLTLTFYGAGRKHQLCLRFGRKEPFCFLTGNRISAGHAPTAQLMRLRKYAADRRTAACVAQYWQRRLWLLLGNPAPAEAGTMLTWLLLDLREGPSLHFLDAQAEPEAEDARWPAPAELAQARRDWRQWPVLTPALRRSLEHLEEPEQWALLEDLRAGGGDVFLYRGASGIRAISAWPLPPALRGELREESGPDVLPLLEQAGQSLVLERLARDQATAAAQPLTRRGRKLERLLDKLREEEARLKGMCAAQADALTLRENLWRWPPELRAPGVSVPEGEHGPAREIRLDPRYTVREAMERLFHTVRRGRRGLEHLALRRAALEAEAAALERARRESMAGAAAGNAKNAAAPGPQGMAGTTGVALPGGLPKNVQLFISEDGFALLRGRDAKGNLAARKLAAPHDIWLHADNGPGSHVIIRRAHGGQPVPERTLDQAGGLAACKSWQRDAAKARILYAEVRHVKALRNAPAGTVRVDKVFASREVPVDHDLEIRLLPGA; encoded by the coding sequence ATGGCGCGAACGGGTCGGCCGCTGTTGCCGCCGGGTCTGTTCCCCGCTAATCTCATCCACATGGACGCCCATCTTTTCCGCCGCTTCTGTGACACGCTGCTCCCGCTGCTCACCGGCGCGCGCCTGGAAAAACTCCAGGAACCCGCGCCGGGCATGCTGACTCTGACCTTCTACGGCGCGGGCCGTAAGCACCAGCTCTGTCTGCGTTTCGGCCGCAAAGAGCCGTTCTGCTTTCTGACCGGAAACCGGATCAGCGCGGGTCACGCGCCCACAGCCCAGCTCATGCGCCTGCGCAAATACGCGGCGGACCGCCGGACGGCCGCCTGCGTGGCGCAATACTGGCAGCGGCGGCTCTGGCTGCTGCTGGGCAACCCGGCCCCCGCCGAAGCCGGAACCATGCTGACCTGGCTCTTGCTGGACCTGCGCGAGGGGCCGTCCCTGCATTTTCTGGACGCCCAGGCCGAACCGGAAGCGGAAGACGCGCGCTGGCCCGCTCCCGCCGAACTGGCGCAAGCCCGCCGCGACTGGCGGCAGTGGCCCGTGCTCACGCCCGCCCTGCGCCGCAGTCTGGAGCATTTGGAGGAGCCCGAACAATGGGCCTTGCTGGAAGATCTGCGCGCGGGCGGGGGAGATGTTTTTCTATACCGGGGCGCGTCCGGCATACGCGCCATCTCGGCCTGGCCCCTGCCCCCGGCCCTGCGCGGCGAGCTGCGGGAGGAAAGCGGCCCGGACGTTCTTCCCCTGCTGGAACAGGCCGGGCAGAGTCTGGTGCTGGAACGGCTGGCCAGGGACCAGGCCACGGCGGCGGCCCAGCCCCTGACCCGGCGCGGGCGCAAGCTGGAACGCCTGCTGGACAAATTACGGGAGGAGGAAGCCCGGCTGAAGGGCATGTGCGCCGCCCAGGCCGACGCCCTGACCCTGCGGGAAAATCTCTGGCGCTGGCCGCCGGAACTGCGCGCGCCCGGCGTCAGCGTACCGGAAGGGGAGCACGGCCCGGCGCGGGAAATCAGGCTGGATCCGCGCTACACCGTGCGCGAAGCCATGGAACGCCTTTTTCACACGGTCCGGCGCGGGCGGCGCGGTCTGGAACATCTGGCCCTGCGTCGCGCGGCTCTGGAAGCCGAGGCCGCAGCCCTGGAACGCGCGCGCCGGGAGAGCATGGCGGGAGCCGCGGCCGGAAATGCGAAAAACGCTGCGGCTCCCGGCCCGCAAGGGATGGCCGGAACAACTGGTGTCGCCCTGCCCGGCGGCCTGCCCAAAAACGTGCAGCTTTTCATCAGCGAGGACGGCTTCGCCCTGCTGCGCGGACGCGACGCCAAAGGCAATCTGGCGGCGCGCAAGCTGGCCGCGCCCCATGATATCTGGCTGCACGCCGACAACGGGCCGGGCTCGCATGTGATCATCCGCCGAGCCCACGGCGGCCAGCCCGTGCCGGAGCGTACCCTGGACCAGGCGGGCGGCCTGGCCGCCTGCAAAAGCTGGCAGCGCGACGCGGCCAAAGCGCGCATCCTCTATGCCGAGGTGCGCCACGTGAAAGCCCTGCGCAACGCTCCGGCGGGCACCGTGCGGGTGGACAAGGTTTTCGCCTCGCGCGAGGTCCCCGTGGACCACGACCTGGAAATCAGGCTGCTGCCCGGCGCGTAG